TCCCCGCGGGTGCGGCCAGCACCATGGACACCTCGCGGCTCCTGCTGCTCTTTGCACTCCTGGGTGAGTCTGCCCCCATCGGTCCCCTTTCCCAGCAGCCTCTGTCCCTTCTGTAGCCTCCCAAATCGGGGCCCTGGGATCCCATCTCTCCTCCTGGGCCCCAGAAAGCTCTTCCCAGGGCGCGGGCTGGCGAGTGCCttccagcaaggtcaccagaTGGTCACTTCTGGATCGCTCCCCAGGTTCCAAGGATCCCATAGGGTCGGAGGCCCTGCGCACCCCAGGCCTGTCGGGTTCCCTGTGGGCCAATGTGTCTGCAGTCGAAGACCCAATGTGGAAATTCCCTGCGGAGAGCCTGGCTCCCACCTTCCCTGAGAACACTACGTCCGAAATCGGGACCCAAGCACCTGCCAAAGGCGACGGGCCTGTCCTCGCGGCATCGGATGTCGCCCCTCAGGGCCCCGCCGATTACAAAGTGTTCCCGGAGGAGCTGGGTGTCCCCTTGGAAGCCCACCCAGCCCCCATCTCCCCCCATCAAGTTGGCGGGCCCCTAGCGGTGCTGGTAGGCACTACCATCCAGCTCCCGCTGGTCCCCGCCCCCGGGCCCGGGCCCCCAGCCCCACTGGTGGTCTGGCGCCGCGGCTCCACGGTGCTGGCGGCCGGAGGCCTGGGGCCCGGGGCCCCGCTCATCAGCCTGGACCCTGCTTACCGAGACCGCTTGCGATTCCACCGGGTGGGAGGCAGTCTGGAAATCGCATCCGCCCAGCTGGGCGACTCTGGGGTCTACACAGCCGAAGTCATCCGGGCTGGGGTCTCCCGGCAGAGTCGTGAGTTCACAGTGGGCGTGTATGGTAAGTGGACGCTGGGAGACCTTTggtcatcccccacccccaaactcactgccgtcgaatcgattctgactcacagcgacccttgtaggacaggatagaactgccccagtgggtttccaggactggaaTTCCGGGTAAAACGCACTCATCTTTTGCTGAGGAGCGACCaatggggttttgaactgctgaccttgtggttagcaggccagcacacAACCCATGACCCCATCCTTTTTCCAGAAGGAGTAGTGTGCACAAAGGGCCTGCAAGCCACGGTCCTGGAGGGGATTCGAACTCACAGAGACCTGCAGGACTGAGTACAGCGGCTCCCACATGGTGTTTCAGGGGAGGCTCTCATCTTTACAGTGACAGACTGCTTCAGCTTGCttgtgaggagctgctggtgggtctgaactgccaaccgtgcagttagcaaccaaccaaccaaccaaaaacaaaacccagaaaactacacttgctgccactgagtcagttctgactcatggcaaccctataggaccatgtagacctgccccagtgggtttccgagactgttaacTCTAAGGGCCCCAGGTCCTGCCTGTCTCTATGGGACCAATAACCTGGTGCTTTTTATGGTGTTGAATTCGGTTGAGTGTTTTCTCCAACCCTGCCCAGGCCCTTCCATGGTGGTCCTCATGGGAAGGTTGGTGCCGGGTACTATCTAGCTCCTCTGGTCTCACAGTTGTGGAGGCTGTGGATGGTGTGGTCCATGAGTGCTTTGGGCTAATTTTCCTTggtttcctccttttctttgctCCTGATTAGTGGGGGGGCAGGGCGGGTAGGGGTAGAAGGGAGGaagtagttgcaccttagatggtccctcaaaagcaaagcaaaacaaaaaacccaccaccactaccacaaaaaaaaaaaaccccaaaaaacatcaATGctaccgagttgattctgactcatggcaacgctATAGAACAGAATATAACTGggacctatgggtttccaagacgataactctttacgggagtagaaagcctcctctttctcccacagagcagctcgtggtttcaaactgacaacTTTGCAGTTACTAGCACACCTTCTTTTTAAGACCCCACTAGCTTGTCACAAAAGGAGCTCTGCGGGAGaacgatgggactttctactcccataaaagagttacagcctccgaaatccacagggacagcccTACCCTGCGaatcggcatccactcgatggcagtgagtttggtttggagcgaCTCACCAAAGCAGGATGTAGATTTCGGCCCTtgccagccaagcactttaaccattgcGCCACCAGGGAGCTTCTactgaaaacccaaacccacctcaCTTCCATCGTGTTGATttcgactcacagtcaccctataggacagcgtagaactgccctgtgggttttcaagaatgaaaccgtacaggagtagaaagccccgtgttTCTCCCTCTgaacagctggtagatttgaaccgctggccttgtggtttgcagcccaatgcaaatCCCGATCCTAAGGTTGCCCAGGGTGGTGAAGGCATGGGTAGGGATGCAGAAGGCATGGGTGCTTGATGGACGTTGGACTTGGGGGAGGCGTGACCTGGTGAGGTGGGAGCTGGAGCAGGACACCCGAGCGGGTCCTTTCTCTCCcagagcccctgccccagctggaGGTGCAGCCCCGGGATCCGGAGACCGAGGAGGGCGCGGCCGAACTCCGTCTGCGCTGCGTGGGGTGGAGACGTGGGCACGGGGAGCTGAGCTGGAGCCGCGACGGTCGCCCCCTAGCGGCGACGGACGCAGAGGGCGCGGAGCCGCCCCGGGTCCTCGCGAAGGACGACCAGCTGGTCATCCGGCGCCCGGTGCGCAGCGACCATGCCCGCTACACCTGCAGCGTCCGAAGCCCGTTCGGCCACTCGGAGGCGGCGGCCAACGTCAGCGTCTTCTGTGAGTGGGGGGACCTCTCGGGCTGGGGACGGAGGAACGAAAGTCGCAGGGGCCCTCTGGGCGGGTCCCGGCTAACCCCACCCCCTTCTGCACCCAGACGGCCCGGACCCGCCGGCCATCGCGGTTTCCTCGGACCGCGACACCACCCCCGCCCTCTACGTCACCGCCGGCAGCAACGTGACCCTGCGCTGCAGCGCCGCCTCCCGGCCGCCCGCCGACATCGCCTGGAGCCTGGCCGACCCCGCCGAGGCCGCCGTGCCCGCCGGCCCGCGCCTCCTGCTGCCGGCGGTCGGGCCGGGCCACGCCGGCGCGTATGCCTGCCTGGCCGCGAACCCGCGCACCGGCAGCCGGCGCCGCTCGCTGCTCAACCTCACCGTGGCAGGTGGGCGCGGTCAGGGCGGGGCCACCGTGAGGGGTGTGGGGCTACCTGCAGCGCCGCTGGATGGGTGCCTGGGGTCCTGGCAGGGAAGCGCCAACTACCCAACCCCCCAAATTGCCTGCTGTGGAGCCGAACCCCACTCAGCAGCCCAGCAGGATAAAGTGAAACGGGCCCATCCGGTTTAGGGAAGCCGACCGTCCAGCGGCTGGGCTGGAGCTGACCAAACCCACTTTAAAAGTAGCAGTAGCAGCCCCGCGCTTTCACCGCTGCACCGCCAGAGCTCCAGGCTAACAGGGAGGCGTGGGAACCCGAAGAGGAGCCACCTGAGAAGGGGCAGGGCCAGCAAGGGAGGGAGCTGGTCCccgggaaggtggggggtgggggatgagccGGAGGGAAAGAGGGTGGGCCAGAAAGGTTGCAGGATACCTGGAGCCTGCGGGAAGTGTGACCCGGAGAGAGGACGGGGCGAGCAAGAGTGATGAAGTGGTCAGGAGAGTGGACAGGGCCCGAAAAGAAAGGACTTGGATGCCCGGAGAGATGGGCAGGCTCAGGGAGACACGTGGCCCGATACCTAGGCgcgtcaagggacaaaggtggcTAGGAGAGGTGGCGGGGGTCAGCAAGGAGGACAGCAATAcctagggaaggggaggggctcaCAGGAAGGAGAGAGATCCGCCAGGAGGGCCCAGAGACCGGAGCAGACGTGACGAAGCAGGAAGGGCAGGTGCGCCGGGGAGAGAAGGCGGGGCCAGCGGGAAGGGGCGGGTATCCCGGAGAGGGGCGGTAAGCAGGGAGTTTCTTTAAAACAGGTGTAATGCCCAGGAGAAAAGGCGGAGTCAGCAAGGGACGGGGCTGCCCGGGGAGGAGGCGGGGCTAGCACGGGATGGGAGGAGATTCTCGCGCCCAAAACAGCAACCGAGTAAGCAGCAGAGTTGAATGAATGAAAATTAGAAAGTTGCATAGGCCAGATAATGAAATGGAAAGGGGGCCCCCCGAGATGCAAGACAGGGGGCGGGGTCATCCGGAAAGGGGCGtgacccacaagggcagtcaCATCTGGGGAAAGGGGCGGAGTCAGCAAGGACAGGCTCCCTGTGGTGGGATCCAGGAAGGGGTGGAGTAACCTGGAAAAAGGGGTGGGGCCGGATGGGGAAGGGTAGGGCTATCTTTGGAAGCAAAGAAATCAGTGAGTGAGGAGGCGGTGTGTGGGGGACTTAGCTAGGGGCAGTCAGTGGGGCTGTGGTCAGCCGGCCAGCTTAGGAAAGGGAGCCCTTGGGCAAAGGAGGCTGGATCAGCAAGGCAATTGGGCGGGGCCCAACGCATAAGTGGGCGGGGtcaggtgggtgaggggcgaggagaaaggggagagaggCCGTAATGTTTTTTCGTTCTTTCTTTCTGCAGATCTGCCCCCTGGGTCCCCACAGTGCTCAGTGGAAGGGGGCCCAGGTGACCGCAACCTCCATTTCCGCTGCTCGTGGCTTGGCGGGGTCCCCGCAGCCTCCATACAGTTCCAGGGTTTCCCTCAGGGCATCCGAGCGGGACCAGTGCCCTCTACGCTCCTGGCATCAGTCCCTGCCCACCCCCGGCTCAGCGGCGTCCCTGTCACCTGCCTTGCGCATCACCTGATGGCCACGCGCACCTGCACCATCATCCCAGGTGAGGGGGGGGCGCTTTGTTTgcatggggagggggagcagggacttTTCTTTTGACCCACTGGGAAGGTTCCTTTCCAAACCCACTGTGG
The sequence above is drawn from the Tenrec ecaudatus isolate mTenEca1 chromosome 18, mTenEca1.hap1, whole genome shotgun sequence genome and encodes:
- the VSIG10L gene encoding V-set and immunoglobulin domain-containing protein 10-like → MDTSRLLLLFALLESSSQGAGWRVPSSKVTRWSLLDRSPGSKDPIGSEALRTPGLSGSLWANVSAVEDPMWKFPAESLAPTFPENTTSEIGTQAPAKGDGPVLAASDVAPQGPADYKVFPEELGVPLEAHPAPISPHQVGGPLAVLVGTTIQLPLVPAPGPGPPAPLVVWRRGSTVLAAGGLGPGAPLISLDPAYRDRLRFHRVGGSLEIASAQLGDSGVYTAEVIRAGVSRQSREFTVGVYEPLPQLEVQPRDPETEEGAAELRLRCVGWRRGHGELSWSRDGRPLAATDAEGAEPPRVLAKDDQLVIRRPVRSDHARYTCSVRSPFGHSEAAANVSVFYGPDPPAIAVSSDRDTTPALYVTAGSNVTLRCSAASRPPADIAWSLADPAEAAVPAGPRLLLPAVGPGHAGAYACLAANPRTGSRRRSLLNLTVADLPPGSPQCSVEGGPGDRNLHFRCSWLGGVPAASIQFQGFPQGIRAGPVPSTLLASVPAHPRLSGVPVTCLAHHLMATRTCTIIPEAPRDVLLHPKVEEMRSGEAEVVLEASGCHPPSRASWAREGRPLAPGGGGRLRVSPDGRRLFIGNFSLDWDLGNYSVLCSGALGANGDRITLTGPSISSWMLQRARDGAVLTWDVDRGALISSFEIQARSEGPDLGRATSYVNWVSLLILGPRERSAVLPLPPRSSGAWALRILPKLAGQSGMPSQSRVYQAGPTLGPWAIAGIVLGSLLGLALLVALLVLCVCCLCHLPGTTLKMKRPPVVFLREKKKKGSVTQVETPRSLALKVPMEDPSPARTYQASDPGAIICPGPVKTVRAATQV